From the Neobacillus sp. PS3-34 genome, the window GTTCTAGTCCTTTTTCTTTCGCTACAGTCGCTTTTGTCCGGCGTTTTTGCTTATACGGCCTATACAAGTCTTCTATTTCCTGCAGTTTAACAGAACGATTTATTTTTCCACTAAGCTCTTCCGTTAACTTCCCCTGTTCTTCAATAATACGCAGGACTTCCTCTTTCCTTTGTTCAAGATTTTGAAGGTACTGCCAGCGCTCCTGAACATTCCTGATTTGCACCTCATCCATTGCTCCAGTTTGTTCCTTTCTGTATCGGGCAATAAACGGCACTGTATTTCCATCGTTCAGTAAAGAAATAACACTATTCACTTGTTTATGAGATATGGACTGTTCATTTGCAATCATTTTTAAGAGCTGTTCATTTTTATCCATTGTTGCCTTCACTTAATCATCCTCCATATTAGTTTACTTTGTTTACTATTGTATCAAATACGGCATTTAGTTTCATTAACCTGCCTTTTCAAAACAAAGAAAAAGCCTACTCAATTAGAGTAAGCTTCCAACAATAAATGTTGCATCATCATTTGATTTCGCATGATTTGCAATGATTTCTTCCGCGATCATTTTGGCAGGATATAATCCTTTCAATAATGCCTTGATCCCCTGAAATTCATATCCATCTGAAAATATTAGGAATTTGGAATGTGGATCAAATGAAAAACGCTGTGTATGATAAACCTGGGGCTTGCCTGACAAATAGCCAGTTACTGGCAAGGGATACGTCAGCTTTCCTTTAGAGGAATACAAGAAAAACCGGATATTGCCGACACAGCTATATACAAATTCCCTCGCCTGAAAATAAACCTTAAAAACAGAGACGGCAGCACCGCGTTTTTGAAGTAATGCTTTATTGCTATGCTTCATAATCGAATCTACATCTTCATGATGATATTGTTCCACCGCACTAACTACTGCTTGAGATGCTTCATGCGCATATTGGCCACTGCCCAGTCCATCAGCAAGTACACAAACAAAGTACTCAGACGTTGCGGTAAAAAAGTAACTGTCACCGCATAAAACCTTTCCTTCTTTTGCCGTTTGGTGAGCGTACACCTCAATACTGTCCTGAATTAGATGGTTCATGAAAGGCACTCCGAATTATTAGTCTCCGCATGAATCGCTTCCTGCAGCTTCTTTATTGCTCTTCTCTGCAA encodes:
- a CDS encoding PP2C family serine/threonine-protein phosphatase; amino-acid sequence: MNHLIQDSIEVYAHQTAKEGKVLCGDSYFFTATSEYFVCVLADGLGSGQYAHEASQAVVSAVEQYHHEDVDSIMKHSNKALLQKRGAAVSVFKVYFQAREFVYSCVGNIRFFLYSSKGKLTYPLPVTGYLSGKPQVYHTQRFSFDPHSKFLIFSDGYEFQGIKALLKGLYPAKMIAEEIIANHAKSNDDATFIVGSLL